Proteins from a single region of Cryptococcus neoformans var. grubii H99 chromosome 5, complete sequence:
- a CDS encoding cation-transporting ATPase 13A3/4/5, whose product MTSPPTPPPIQDNIPSAISVSRPTAFSPQRPLHIPDQERNTIPPPQNPQDGQQPPGVSNYDYTENAPQAVVDAVAIERAKREQEGPPEMMVGSWTSWAGSDNADTGIFPSSITRSHMRVGSRRASIASRHSVASIARPSSVFRRQGSSQVDILQSPGSAVFAFDAAEDESTTEHGAYRRHIPSRRDSRRWGRRDSSAQPGSYFSYREHGRDQEDEDRFSDDEEDFEPQPLSPQRPSATALGRIASFIGLTRHDAEDEEAALARSVDEHRRRSSSRSRSRSRRASSGSRSYVRSPSPSLSEEDWGYGEDDYMDSYGEDGEGYSSSFADDTSLPPQSRPTSPSIPLVPSATDGIFGEPHVRLNDLDEPRDFVSVAVPSRQTIVLPDEDLSIRFTCYRTDPFRNILWWLGCILTLGALGLLGRWMPKIWVKFLGKETSFEEAKEGSWLVVETPYGNLHIIPLNIVPYPYPLSTVFPQSIPPASTTSANGSSGLSSGSISAQPLHSLNGEPAGGVGGAKDLMSDVEPGKTIWEETAGLLKVMEYRYTKFALDPTTGRWAMIRDWRDPKWTSNRAVAQGLGNAVRKQRLVLMGENIIDIASKSVVGLLVDEVLHPFYVFQIASIILWSLDDYYYYAFAIALISVTSIMSTLIETKRTIERMREMSRFHCDVKVLIDGEWVMKDCSELVPGDIFDSSDPNLSVFPCDALLLSGDAIVNESMLTGESVPVSKIPAKDETLRALSRESKQGSSEIDSDLAKHYLFSGTKIIRVRAGAKPVWAPKSESSIALAMVTRTGFNTTKGALVRSMLFPKPMGFKFYRDSMNFIGVLAIIAGFGFAVSAVQFVRIGIHWHTIMLRALDLITIVVPPALPATLTIGTTFAIDRLRKSGIFCISPNRVNIGGKINVVCFDKTGTLTEDGLDVLGARTIDRQNNRFSELHSDIADVPIEGGINGKTPLLYALATCHALKLIDGEIIGDPLDIKMFEYTGWTLDEGQSRPVTKGNAEGARPQALVQTVVRPPGTDRWRMEDALKQGSKHAHFLELGVIRTFDFVSALRRMSVIVKRLKSTCMEVYVKGAPEVMPDICDPSSFPHDYDDMLSYYTRNGFRVIAIAGKSIEGLTWLRAQRMRRDVAESDLQFLGFIVFENKLKPGTAPNIHTLRAAHLACRMVTGDNVRTAISVARECGLVSHSASVYIPTFIPGTGVHDEARLDWSSVDDDRLKLDEWTLKPLTNQVGVAMDTAEAEMHDYQLALTGDVFRWMLEYAEFETMERMLVKGVIFARMSPDEKAELVERLQSLGYTVAFCGDGANDCGALKAADVGVSLSEAEASVAAPFTSQIPDISCMVEIIKEGRAALVTSFSCFKYMALYSMIQFMTVTLLYSFASSLGDFQFLYIDLFIIIPIAVTMGRTLPYPKIHPKRPTASLVSRKVLISIIGQILINAAIQIFVFVWVRKQQWYTKPDTNVDKLETFNFENSALFLVSCFQYILVAGVFSVGPPYRKPLYTNPSLVICLTVLTSFSAYILLSPAASIAVILDITDLKFTFRLQLLAVAAVNILASFAFEKFAERPISRMIVFAKRWKGRRGKRRDYRLPPSTGT is encoded by the exons ATGACTTCCCCGCCAACCCCGCCACCCATCCAAGACAACATCCCCTCCGCTATCTCCGTCTCCCGCCCCACAGCGTTCAGCCCACAACGTCCCCTCCACATCCCAGACCAGGAGCGGAACACCATTCCTCCGCCTCAAAATCCTCAAGACGGGCAGCAACCCCCAGGAGTCTCCAATTACGACTACACCGAGAATGCTCCGCAGGCCGTAGTTGATGCCGTCGCCATTGAGAGGGCAAAGCGAGAGCAGGAGGGCCCTCCGGAAATGATGGTCGGTAGCTGGACTAGCTGGGCAGGGAGTGACAACG CTGACACGGGCATatttccctcttccatcactcGCTCGCATATGCGTGTCGGATCCCGCAGAGCCTCTATTGCGTCCCGCCACTCTGTCGCATCCATAGCACGTCCATCTAGTGTGTTCCGACGTCAGGGATCCTCGCAGGTTGATATCCTTCAGTCTCCAGGCTCAGCAGTCTTCGCTTTTGACGCTGCTGAAGACGAATCCACCACTGAACATGGCGCGTATCGTCGACATATACCGAGTCGAAGGGACTCACGGCGCTGGGGGAGGCGGGACTCTAGTGCTCAACCCGGAAGCTATTTTTCGTACCGGGAGCATGGTCgtgatcaagaagatgaagatcgGTTTTctgacgatgaggaggatttTGAACCCCAACCGCTCAGTCCCCAGCGGCCATCGGCAACGGCGCTAGGAAGAATTGCTTCATTTATCGGGCTCACTCGACACGACgccgaagacgaagaggccGCCCTGGCTCGTTCTGTTGATGAACATCGACGGAGATCATCTTcgagaagcagaagcagatCGCGGAGAGCTTCCTCTGGATCACGGAGCTATGTCCGGTCCCCTAGCCCATCGCTaagcgaagaagattgggGGTATGGGGAGGACGATTACATGGACTCTTAtggtgaagatggcgaagggtattcctcctcttttgcAGATGacacctctcttcctcctcaatctcGGCCAACTTCTCCCTCAATACCGCTTGTGCCATCAGCCACAGATGGTATCTTCGGTGAGCCCCACGTGCGACTCAATGACCTGGACGAGCCTAGAGACTTTGTCAGTGTCGCGGTCCCTTCACGGCAGACTATCGTCTTGCCCGATGAAGATCTCTCAATCCGCTTTACTTGCTACAGGACAGATCCATTTAGAAACATCTTGTGGTGGCTAGGGTGCATTTTGACGCTGGGGGCTCTCGGTTTGCTGGGCAGATGGATGCCCAAGATCTGGGTCAAATTTCTCGGAAAAGAGACGTCatttgaagaagccaaggAGGGTAGTTGGCTCGTTGTTGAA ACTCCTTACGGAAACCTTCATATCATTCCATTAAACATAGTTCCCTATCCTTACCCACTTTCCACCGTCTTTCCTCAGTCAATTCCTCCTGCTTCCACCACTTCTGCTAATGGCTCTTCCGGTCTGTCATCAGGCAGCATCTCGGCTCAACCTCTTCACTCTTTGAACGGAGAACCAGCGGGTGGTGTCGGTGGTGCCAAAGACTTGATGTCCGATGTGGAGCCTGGCAAGACAATCTGGGAAGAGACCGCTGGTCTTTTGAAAGTCATGGAGTACAGATATACGAAATTCGCTTTAGACCCTACAACGGGGCGGTGGGCGATGATTAGAGATTGGAGGGATCCAAAGTGGACTTCCAACAGGGCGGTGGCTCAGGGCCTTGGCAATGCGGTGCGAAAGCAAAGATTGGTACTGATGGGGGAAAACATAATCGATATTGCCTCGAAATCGGTTGTGGGTCTTCTTGTAGATGAG GTTTTGCATCCGTTTTACGTCTTCCAAATCGCTTCAATTATCCTCTGGTCCCTTGACGACTATTACTATTACGCCTTCGCCATTGCTTTGATCAGTGTCACCAGTATCATGTCGACCCTAATAGAGACCAAACGTACTATCGAACGCATGCGCGAGATGTCTCGATTCCATTGCGACGTCAAAGTACTCATCGATGGTGAATGGGTTATGAAAGACTGCTCTGAGCTTGTGCCCGGGGATATCTTTGACTCCTCTGATCCGAATCTCAGCGTCTTTCCCTGCGACGCTCTGTTGCTTTCTGGCGACGCGATCGTCAATGAATCAATGTTGACTGGTGAGTCTGTTCCAGTCAGCAAAATCCCGGCCAAGGACGAGACTTTGCGAGCCCTTTCCCGTGAATCTAAGCAAGGATCGTCCGAGATCGATTCAGACCTAGCCAAGCATTATCTGTTTTCTGGCACCAAGATAATAAGGGTTAGAGCTGGCGCGAAACCCGTTTGGGCCCCGAAAAGTGAATCTTCTATTGCTTTGGCAATGGTGACACGAACAGGCTTCAATACCACAAAGGGGGCCTTGGTGCGATCGATGTTATTCCCCAAACCTATGGGATTCAAGTTTTATCGTGATTCGATGAACTTCATTGGGGTTTTGGCAATTATAGCTGGTTTTGGATTTGCCGTATCAGCTGTTCAATTTGTCCGGATCGGTATCCACTGGCATACCATTATGCTTCGAGCTTTAGATCTCATCACAATCGTCGTCCCGCCTGCACTTCCCGCAACTCTCACTATCGGAACGACTTTCGCTATCGATCGCTTGAGAAAGAGCGGCATCTTCTGTATCTCACCTAACCGGGTCAACATCGGTGGCAAGATCAACGTGGTTTGCTTTGACAAAACAGGTACCCTTACCGAAGATGGATTAGACGTCTTGGGCGCGCGTACGATTGATCGACAAAACAATCGCTTTTCCGAATTACACTCCGATATTGCAGATGTCCCCATCGAAGGCGGCATTAACGGCAAAACTCCGCTTCTCTATGCTCTTGCTACCTGCCATGCACTCAAATTGATCGACGGCGAAATTATAGGTGATCCTCTAGACATCAAGATGTTTGAGTACACCGGTTGGACCCTGGACGAGGGACAGTCTAGGCCTGTCACAAAAGGAAACGCAGAAGGAGCCAGGCCGCAAGCATTAGTGCAGACTGTTGTGAGGCCGCCAGGGACAGAtcgatggaggatggaggatgcTCTCAAACAGGGCTCTAAA CACGCACATTTTTTGGAACTGGGAGTCATTCGAACATTTGATTTTGTCTCCGCATTGCGAAGGATGAGCGTGATTGTGAAAAGGCTCAAATCCACGTGTATGGAGGTTTATGTCAAGGGTGCCCCAGAGGTTATGCCTGATATATGTGACCCCTCATCAT TTCCCCATGATTATGACGATATGCTTTCGTATTATACTAGAAATGGGTTCCGTGTCATCGCTATCGCTGGCAAATCCATTGAGGGTCTGACGTGGCTTAGAGCTCAGAGAATGAGACG AGACGTTGCGGAGTCTGATCTCCAGTTCCTCGGTTTCATTGTTTTTGAGAACAAGCTGAAACCCGGTACAGCCCCGAACATTCATACCCTTCGTGCTGCTCATTTGGCGTGTCGTATGGTCACAGGCGACAATGTTCGTACCGCTATAAGCGTGGCTCGCGAGTGCGGCCTCGTTTCGCATTCTGCCAGTGTCTATATACCGACTTTTATTCCTGGTACGGGCGTTCACGATGAGGCGAGGCTAGACTGGTCTAGCGTCGACGATGACAGGCTGAAACTGGATGAGTGGACACTAAAACCGTTGACTAATCAAGTTGGCGTCGCTATGGATACGGCGGAGGCGGAAATGCATGATTACCAGTTGGCGTTGACAGGGGATGTGTTCAGGTGGATGCTGGAGTATGCAGAGTTTGAAACGATGGAAAGG ATGTTGGTTAAGGGCGTAATATTCGCCCGCATGTCTCCTGATGAGAAGGCTGAATTGGTTGAACGTCTTCAATCTTTGGGCTATACGGTCGCCTTCTGCGGTGATGGTGCAAATGATTGCGGAGCTTTGAAAGCCGCCGATGTTGGTGTGTCCTTATCGGAAGCGGAAGCATCAGTCGCTGCCCCGTTCACCAGCCAAATACCAGACATCAGCTGCATGGTAGAGATCATCAAGGAAGGCAGAGCTGCACTTGTCACAAGTTTCAGCTGTTTCAAATACATGGCGCTGTATTCGATGATTCAGTTTATGACAGTTACTTTG CTCTATTCTTTTGCATCAAGTCTTGGCGATTTCCA GTTCTTGTATATTGACCTTTTCATTATTATCCCCATCGCTGTGACTA TGGGCCGTACCCTCCCATATCCAAAAATTCACCCTAAGCGACCGACCGCAAGCCTGGTGTCGAGGAAGGTATTGATCAGTATTATTGGCCAAATTTTGATAAATGCCGCAATCCAAATCTTTGTTTTCGTCTGGGTACGAAAACAGCAGTGGTATACAAAGCCTGATACCAACGTGGACAAATTGGAAACGTTCAACTTCGAGAATTCTGCGCTTTTCCTCGTTTCTTGTTTCCAGTACATCCTTGTGGCTGGAGTATTCAGTGTCGGACCGCCGTACCGCAAACCTCTATATACCAATC CCTCCCTCGTAATCTGCCTCACTGTGCTTACGTCTTTCAGTGCCTatattcttctttcacctgCCGCATCAATTGCTGTCATTCTCGATATCACCGACTTGAAGTTCACCTTCAGATTACAATTGCTTGCTGTTGCGGCTGTCAACATCTTGGCGAGCTTCGCATTTGAGAAATTTGCTGAGCGACCGATCTCCAGAATGATTGTCTTTGCCAAAAGGTGGAAGGGTCgcagaggaaagagaagagattaTAGATTGCCGCCCTCAACAGGAACTTAA
- a CDS encoding long-chain fatty acid transporter translates to MDSTAAGLDAQFNRAVDIVQSLPKGGTIQTTYEDKLWLYSLYKQAIEGDVAVPRPGMLDLLGKAKWDAWNRQKGIDKPQAKRLYVSALVKILRKYADAEDVQRYLQILEPESESEHLPAAPHIPSCPASPASSASSYHSSQASPALLPQSNNSPIVIPHDMSSLAPPLPPPDDAPNLIRPPSHHSPHPSLSSSMQGQKNEVLRAVGRTSKDGNARDHGPSTARNLASESREHAGMPLDRIPGVEREAVSSKPGSVHSPRRQRRDSQASAQLASPLPHTAVGSRDFLGTPETMNSLFLGLNQPTPTYSRRPGSTSTFPNSQAINIPYTLQQIQTSLTALHERLSTLERTQALILRRDEKRKSWFSWEGHESEELDNCENDHAKEMWGRTGVTTVTKVKGKKKPISMRVIWFLVRTLRRALMDVGIGMMVTFIVIMVLNGGWGGARWMILRYKERLRRFLTEQ, encoded by the exons ATGGATAGCACGGCTGCAGGCCTTGACGC GCAGTTCAATCGCGCCGTGGATATAGTCCAGAG TCTCCCGAAGGGTGGCACCATACAGACAACCTACGAAGACAAGCTATGGCTATACTCACTTTACAAACAAG CTATTGAAGGTGACGTTGCAGTTCCGCGTCCTGGTATGCTTGATCTCTTAGGCAAAGCAAAATGGGATGCGTGGAACAGGCAGAAGGGCATCGATAAGCCTCAGGCAAAAAGGCTTTATGTCAGTGCCCTTGTCAAA ATTTTAAGGAAATATGCCGATGCTGAAGATGTTCAAAGATACTTGCAGATCCTGGAGCCGGAAAGCGAGTCTGAACACC TGCCAGCAGCTCCGCATATTCCTTCATGCCCTGCGTCACCCGCATCATCTGCCTCCTCATATCATTCCTCTCAAGCTTCTCCCGCCCTACTTCCTCAGTCCAATAACTCGCCAATTGTTATCCCACATGACATGTCTTCTTTAGCCCCACCGCTACCACCGCCAGATGACGCACCCAATTTAATACGTCCCCCATCCCATCATTCACCCCATCCGTCTTTATCATCTTCTATGCAAGGACAGAAGAATGAAGTACTTCGTGCCGTCGGTAGAACAAGTAAAGATGGGAACGCGAGGGATCACGGGCCATCAACGGCACGTAATCTAGCGAGTGAAAGTCGGGAACATGCTGGAATGCCGCTAGATAGGATTCCGGGTGTAGAGAGAGAGGCCGTATCCAGTAAACCTGGTTCGGTTCACTCCCCCAGACGACAACGACGCGATTCCCAAGCCTCGGCTCAATTGGCAAGTCCCTTGCCCCATACAGCTGTAGGCAGCAGAGATTTCTTAGGCACCCCGGAAACCATGAActctctttttttgggTCTCAATCAACCCACGCCTACGTATTCGCGTCGCCCAGGATCGACTTCTACTTTCCCCAACTCTCAAGCAATCAACATTCCATATACATTGCAGCAAATCCAGACTTCGTTGACAGCGCTGCACGAGAGGCTCTCCACTTTGGAGAGAACTCAAGCCCTTATTCTGAGGAGAGacgaaaagagaaagagctGGTTCTCTTGGGAGGGGCATGAGAGCGAGGAGCTTGATAACTGCGAGAATGATCACGCCAAGGAAATGTGGGGTAGAACAGGGGTGACAACGGTTACCAAGGTTaagggaaaaaagaaacctATCTCAATGAGGGTTATATGGTTTTTAGTGAGAACGTTGAGACGCGCCCTGATGGATGTTGGAATAGGAATGATGGTCACGTTCATAGTCATTATGGTGTTGAATGGAGGCTGGGGCGGGGCACGGTGGATGATTTTGAGATACAAAgaaaggttgaggagattCCTCACCGAGCAATGA
- a CDS encoding long-chain fatty acid transporter, variant 1 has translation MDSTAAGLDAQFNRAVDIVQSLPKGGTIQTTYEDKLWLYSLYKQAIEGDVAVPRPGMLDLLGKAKWDAWNRQKGIDKPQAKRLYVSALVKILRKYADAEDVQRYLQILEPESESEHPAPHIPSCPASPASSASSYHSSQASPALLPQSNNSPIVIPHDMSSLAPPLPPPDDAPNLIRPPSHHSPHPSLSSSMQGQKNEVLRAVGRTSKDGNARDHGPSTARNLASESREHAGMPLDRIPGVEREAVSSKPGSVHSPRRQRRDSQASAQLASPLPHTAVGSRDFLGTPETMNSLFLGLNQPTPTYSRRPGSTSTFPNSQAINIPYTLQQIQTSLTALHERLSTLERTQALILRRDEKRKSWFSWEGHESEELDNCENDHAKEMWGRTGVTTVTKVKGKKKPISMRVIWFLVRTLRRALMDVGIGMMVTFIVIMVLNGGWGGARWMILRYKERLRRFLTEQ, from the exons ATGGATAGCACGGCTGCAGGCCTTGACGC GCAGTTCAATCGCGCCGTGGATATAGTCCAGAG TCTCCCGAAGGGTGGCACCATACAGACAACCTACGAAGACAAGCTATGGCTATACTCACTTTACAAACAAG CTATTGAAGGTGACGTTGCAGTTCCGCGTCCTGGTATGCTTGATCTCTTAGGCAAAGCAAAATGGGATGCGTGGAACAGGCAGAAGGGCATCGATAAGCCTCAGGCAAAAAGGCTTTATGTCAGTGCCCTTGTCAAA ATTTTAAGGAAATATGCCGATGCTGAAGATGTTCAAAGATACTTGCAGATCCTGGAGCCGGAAAGCGAGTCTGAACACC CAGCTCCGCATATTCCTTCATGCCCTGCGTCACCCGCATCATCTGCCTCCTCATATCATTCCTCTCAAGCTTCTCCCGCCCTACTTCCTCAGTCCAATAACTCGCCAATTGTTATCCCACATGACATGTCTTCTTTAGCCCCACCGCTACCACCGCCAGATGACGCACCCAATTTAATACGTCCCCCATCCCATCATTCACCCCATCCGTCTTTATCATCTTCTATGCAAGGACAGAAGAATGAAGTACTTCGTGCCGTCGGTAGAACAAGTAAAGATGGGAACGCGAGGGATCACGGGCCATCAACGGCACGTAATCTAGCGAGTGAAAGTCGGGAACATGCTGGAATGCCGCTAGATAGGATTCCGGGTGTAGAGAGAGAGGCCGTATCCAGTAAACCTGGTTCGGTTCACTCCCCCAGACGACAACGACGCGATTCCCAAGCCTCGGCTCAATTGGCAAGTCCCTTGCCCCATACAGCTGTAGGCAGCAGAGATTTCTTAGGCACCCCGGAAACCATGAActctctttttttgggTCTCAATCAACCCACGCCTACGTATTCGCGTCGCCCAGGATCGACTTCTACTTTCCCCAACTCTCAAGCAATCAACATTCCATATACATTGCAGCAAATCCAGACTTCGTTGACAGCGCTGCACGAGAGGCTCTCCACTTTGGAGAGAACTCAAGCCCTTATTCTGAGGAGAGacgaaaagagaaagagctGGTTCTCTTGGGAGGGGCATGAGAGCGAGGAGCTTGATAACTGCGAGAATGATCACGCCAAGGAAATGTGGGGTAGAACAGGGGTGACAACGGTTACCAAGGTTaagggaaaaaagaaacctATCTCAATGAGGGTTATATGGTTTTTAGTGAGAACGTTGAGACGCGCCCTGATGGATGTTGGAATAGGAATGATGGTCACGTTCATAGTCATTATGGTGTTGAATGGAGGCTGGGGCGGGGCACGGTGGATGATTTTGAGATACAAAgaaaggttgaggagattCCTCACCGAGCAATGA
- a CDS encoding long-chain fatty acid transporter, variant 2, which yields MDSTAAGLDAQFNRAVDIVQSLPKGGTIQTTYEDKLWLYSLYKQAIEGDVAVPRPGMLDLLGKAKWDAWNRQKGIDKPQAKRLYVSALVKILRKYADAEDVQRYLQILEPESESEHPPHIPSCPASPASSASSYHSSQASPALLPQSNNSPIVIPHDMSSLAPPLPPPDDAPNLIRPPSHHSPHPSLSSSMQGQKNEVLRAVGRTSKDGNARDHGPSTARNLASESREHAGMPLDRIPGVEREAVSSKPGSVHSPRRQRRDSQASAQLASPLPHTAVGSRDFLGTPETMNSLFLGLNQPTPTYSRRPGSTSTFPNSQAINIPYTLQQIQTSLTALHERLSTLERTQALILRRDEKRKSWFSWEGHESEELDNCENDHAKEMWGRTGVTTVTKVKGKKKPISMRVIWFLVRTLRRALMDVGIGMMVTFIVIMVLNGGWGGARWMILRYKERLRRFLTEQ from the exons ATGGATAGCACGGCTGCAGGCCTTGACGC GCAGTTCAATCGCGCCGTGGATATAGTCCAGAG TCTCCCGAAGGGTGGCACCATACAGACAACCTACGAAGACAAGCTATGGCTATACTCACTTTACAAACAAG CTATTGAAGGTGACGTTGCAGTTCCGCGTCCTGGTATGCTTGATCTCTTAGGCAAAGCAAAATGGGATGCGTGGAACAGGCAGAAGGGCATCGATAAGCCTCAGGCAAAAAGGCTTTATGTCAGTGCCCTTGTCAAA ATTTTAAGGAAATATGCCGATGCTGAAGATGTTCAAAGATACTTGCAGATCCTGGAGCCGGAAAGCGAGTCTGAACACC CTCCGCATATTCCTTCATGCCCTGCGTCACCCGCATCATCTGCCTCCTCATATCATTCCTCTCAAGCTTCTCCCGCCCTACTTCCTCAGTCCAATAACTCGCCAATTGTTATCCCACATGACATGTCTTCTTTAGCCCCACCGCTACCACCGCCAGATGACGCACCCAATTTAATACGTCCCCCATCCCATCATTCACCCCATCCGTCTTTATCATCTTCTATGCAAGGACAGAAGAATGAAGTACTTCGTGCCGTCGGTAGAACAAGTAAAGATGGGAACGCGAGGGATCACGGGCCATCAACGGCACGTAATCTAGCGAGTGAAAGTCGGGAACATGCTGGAATGCCGCTAGATAGGATTCCGGGTGTAGAGAGAGAGGCCGTATCCAGTAAACCTGGTTCGGTTCACTCCCCCAGACGACAACGACGCGATTCCCAAGCCTCGGCTCAATTGGCAAGTCCCTTGCCCCATACAGCTGTAGGCAGCAGAGATTTCTTAGGCACCCCGGAAACCATGAActctctttttttgggTCTCAATCAACCCACGCCTACGTATTCGCGTCGCCCAGGATCGACTTCTACTTTCCCCAACTCTCAAGCAATCAACATTCCATATACATTGCAGCAAATCCAGACTTCGTTGACAGCGCTGCACGAGAGGCTCTCCACTTTGGAGAGAACTCAAGCCCTTATTCTGAGGAGAGacgaaaagagaaagagctGGTTCTCTTGGGAGGGGCATGAGAGCGAGGAGCTTGATAACTGCGAGAATGATCACGCCAAGGAAATGTGGGGTAGAACAGGGGTGACAACGGTTACCAAGGTTaagggaaaaaagaaacctATCTCAATGAGGGTTATATGGTTTTTAGTGAGAACGTTGAGACGCGCCCTGATGGATGTTGGAATAGGAATGATGGTCACGTTCATAGTCATTATGGTGTTGAATGGAGGCTGGGGCGGGGCACGGTGGATGATTTTGAGATACAAAgaaaggttgaggagattCCTCACCGAGCAATGA
- a CDS encoding vesicle transporter SEC22, giving the protein MVRSTTIFRVHDALPLAASVDDESTEKALTEYKQQSKLIFRRLNANSEPACSIESGAYTLHYLIVDKVIYMCICDNSYPRKLAFSYLDELSKEFQRSYGDKIDGATRPYAFMGFDTFIGKTTRLYRDSRSLTQGGGPAGPNSRLDQLNENLKDVTQIMTKNMEDLLWRGDSLDRMSQLSTSLRSESAKYRKAARNINLEALIRKWAPIGGIGFLFILFIWWRFF; this is encoded by the exons ATGGTCAGGTCAACGACAATCTTCAGGGTACACGATGCTCTCCCTCTCGCTGCCAGCGTAGACGATGAATCA ACAGAGAAAGCTTTGACAGAATACAAGCAGCAATCAAAACTTATATTCAGACGTCTCAATGCGAACTCTGAGCCTGCTTGCTCCATTGAATCCGGCGCTTACACTCTTCA CTACCTTATAGTCGACAAGGTTATTTATATGTGTATATGCGATAACTCCTATCCGAGAAAGCTAGCGTTTTCATACCTTGACGAGCTGTCAAAGGAGTTCCAGCGCAGCTATGGGGATAAGATCGACGGGGCAACTAGACCGTATGCTTTTATGGGCTTCG ATACTTTCATCGGCAAGACAACCAGGCTATACCGTGATTCGCGCTCCCTTACTCAAGGGGGTGGACCTGCCGGACCTAATTCGCGACTTGACCAACTCAATGAAAACCTCAAGGACGTGACTCAAATCATGACTAAGAATATGGAGGATTTgctttggagaggagataGTCTTGACC GAATGTCACAgctctccacctccctgCGATCTGAGTCAGCCAAGTACCGTAAAGCGGCCCGAAACATTAACCTTGAAGCACTCATTCGTAAATGGGCGCCAATAGGGGGGATTGGCTTTCTCTTTATCTTGTTCATATGGTGGCGGTTCTTCTGA